Below is a genomic region from Bacillus mycoides.
GAAGCTATGACGATGGCGACGCGCTTAGTTGTACTAAAAGATGGGATTATACAGCAAGTCGGTACACCGAAAGAAGTGTATGATAATCCAGAGAATGTATTTGTCGGCGGATTCATTGGCTCTCCTGGAATGAATTTTTTCAAAGGAGTATTAACAGATAATGCAGTTATGATTGATAAGTGGAAAATTGAAGTGCCAGAAGAGAAGATGAAAGGCTTGCGAAATAAGGGCTATACGAATAAAGAAATCATAATAGGAATACGTCCAGAAGACTTTTATTATGGAAAAGAAATCGAGGATTTACCATATAACACAAAAGTAATGGTATGTATTGATGTAGCAGAATTAATGGGGGCAGAAACATATCTATATTCTAACATTAATGGCCAATCCTTTGTTGCACGTGTGGACACATCTTTAGATGTGCAAAGTCAATCTAATATAGATCTAGGTTTAAACATGGACAAAGTGCATTACTTTGATTCAGAAACTGAGAAACGAATTGTTTTTTAGATAATAATTAATATGATTATACCTTTAGAATATCTTCAACTACTACAAATAAATGAATAGCAAAAAGCCGATTATCCTTTAGATTACAGGGAATCGGCTTTTTTATATAAAAGATTGCTTAGCGTATATTATCAAGACCTAAATCCAAAAAACACTTAAAATATCACGCTCCTAACATATTGTATATGACTAATATGTTAGGAGCGTTTATTTTGGTAATGAGTTTTGAAACTGAATTTGAATAGTATTTTTCTCAATCTGGATAAAAATAAGGAAAGTACCATAAACGGTCGTTTTGGGTACTTTCCTTAATTCTTTGTAGGTTTAAATTAAAGCTCGATCAAAAACATGTATTAGAAACATATAATTTTTCTTATTTAATTAACAGCGGATAGGTGTCTGCAAAAAAATTATATCAATCAGAAGTTGTCTACAAAGAAATATGTGATTCTAAAATTGTTGCGGAACTAGCCGTTGCATACCGAAAGACGAATATAAACCCAGAGTTACAAGAGTTTTTGAAAATAGCGAAAGGCAAGGCGATGAACACATTTACAAAATGACGAGAAAATGACAAAACTGTAAGAATGCACGAATGTATGTAAGAAAGTTCGATGTTTTCCTTTTTCTTTTTTTATTATAGTGAAAAAGAAGAAAGAAGAAGGAGATGTCATACTCATGGTGATGCCTATTTTTATGAAAGTAAAAAAAGCGTGGGAGGGGAAGGAAGATGACGTTTTCTCAGCTCGCGTTTAAAAACGTTAGTCGAAATATACGTACGTATGCCGCTTATTTTTTAAGTGAAAACGTCATGTTAGAGGAAGAAACAGTACATTCACATAGTTAAGAAGTAGTTAAGTCCCATTTAAACCTTTTTTCCCATAATAAAATTATAAGCGTACAAGAAGGTTGGTATTTTTAGATGAGTACAATAATCAAAACTATTCGTGTAATGAAGGTATATGGCAATGAGTTAAACACCTTACTATAAAGGAGGGATTTGAAAATGTCTTTTTCTCAATTCAATATTGATATTTTTCGAGCAATTAATGATTTAGGTAAACAATATTCATTCCTAAACTCAGCCATGGTATTTTTGGCAGAATATATGGTATATATTTTTGGTTTAATTATTATAGCTTATTGGTTTACCGGGTCCAGAAAAAGTAGGATGATGGTTATTCAAGCGATGGTTGCTTTTGTGATTGCTGAGGTGATTGGAAAAATAGCAGGGAAATTTCATTTGAATTATCAACCGTTTGCAGTATTGCCTGATGTTAATAAACTTGTCGACCATGCTGTAGATAATTCATTTCCTAGTGACCATACGATTCTCTTTTTTTCGATTTGTTTTTCGTTTTTGCTTGTTCGTAAAAAGACTGGATGGTTATGGATTATACTTGCATTTTGTGTAGCAATCTCTCGTATTTGGGTAGGGGTTCATTATCCTTTTGATGTTGTAATAGGGGCTTTAATAGGATGTGTTTCAGCGTTATTTTCGTATTGGTTAGTACCGGAATTTTCTTTTATCAAGCAATTGCTTACTCTATATGAAAGAGTAGAGAAACATGTTTTACCATCCAAAAACAAATCAAAGGGATTTTGAGTATACAAGTATAAAAGTTAGCGTGAAAGATACAGATGCTGACGACCTATATATGGAATGTATTCATGTTGCAGCTATTGCTGAACAAATTAAAGAGCAACAACGAATGAAGAAGGATTCTTAATTTTGTGTGTTTGTGGATGTGATAAGCGCCCAAGTTTTAGGCAGTGTTGCGGTTCTCTTTCGTTGCAAAGTAAACGTCAAGTAACTCCAAAATATACAATACAAGTTGATTTTGGAGTTATTTTTTGTTTGCTTCACTTTTTTTCGGCACTCTACAGCTAGATGGTATTACTGACACGTACAAGTTATCAACAATCTTTATGTTGAAAGAATCTTAGCGTACGAAAATCGCTTTTTGTTGGCAGTGCCCTGTCACAATCAAGCTGAGAAAAACAAATAATCCAAAACGAGAAAATTCTTAAGTTGATGGATGTGTGATGCTACTCCTATGTTAAGGTTCGAGTCATTTGAAACAGCACCCTCTATATTGAGTGGTGTTAAAGCGACGTATATGATAAAAAAGATGTATCGCTTGTAAAAAAAATGCATCACCTTGAATGAGCTAATACGACAAGAATCCGTTTCGGGCCTAATTAGGGAATGCAGTACAGATCAGTATATAGTATACAAGCATTCCCTTTCTATAAATACGGTATGTTTTTAATATAATTAAAAGAAAATTTTTGTGTTCTTTAATATGATGTCACATAATACCAGTTTTTTTCTATTTTTGTGATTTCTTTATATTCATTATTAAAGTCGTATTTGTTTGGTCTAGTATCATTTGGTGTATAAATAAATCCTGAAAAATTATCTAATATACCACGATAAGTAAAAAAGAAAACAGAAATACCATTTTTATTTTGTTGAATAATTACATCCCCACCGTTTTTGGAAGTGGATGCAAACTGTGTAGGTAAATGAATTTGTCTACTATCATAATGAACATTAGGAGTTAACTCTTTATGTTCTATAAGTGCTATAACTTTTTCACGGTCTTCTTTATAGATAATAAAATCTAAATTTATATAAATCTCATTAAATGGTATACATATCCAAGTAATTATTATGATTAATTGAATAATTAACGGTTTCCAGTTTTTGTATTTGATAAGATGTATGATTGTGAAAATTAATATTAAGAAAAACAATCCATGAACTATTATTGAAAGAAATGGCATAACAAATGGGGTAAGGAATTCAACTAAATACCATTTGAAAAAATGATAAAGTATGAGAGCGAGACCGCTTATTAATGTAATTTTGGTTAAATTCTTATTCAAATTTTGAATCTCCTTTCTATACTAAAAACATATGATTTTAGTATGAATATAAAATGTGTTTTTCATAAATTTCCCTTAGTTTCATTTTATTAACTTTGTTTGATTAATATTTTGAATATATCATAGATTTGAAATTAAATAAACGGACATTAAATTTTTACATTTTATATAGAATAAAAGTGAGGGAAGTTTTCAAAATAGACTAGTTTTTTATTTGAAATGTAATTTGATTAGTTTCATGAAATAGATCCAGTTCCGGTAAAATCAATTGCAACAAGTGAACATTACGAAACTAAGAGGAGCATATCAAAGTCGGTGACACTGACTTATGGGACAGTTCACTTCTGATTGTGGAAACGGGGCAGTACAGAAGTGGAAAAATTCTGTGTTTCTTTTTAATTAATATATTTATTGGGAAAAACTTCGAAATTTCCGGCACAAATGCTCCTTCTATCCTATAATAGAAGCTATTCTGGACGTAAGTAATTTGTAAGGAATGAGTAAGAAAAAAGAGATTTTCATAGTATAAAATATTTATTATACCTACGTATAACACCTACTACTAATAATGTGTTATAATACAAATTAGCAACATAAAGGAAAGGAATTAGAAAAAATGACCTTACAAAATACTAAAAATTTAAAAAAACAAGTTGCTCCTTTTGAAAAATCAACGGCAAAAAAAAGTGTTTGGCAAATCATCAATACGGTAGTGCCATTTATTATCTTATGGTACCTTGCTTATAAAAGTTTGTCCGTTTCTTATTGGTTAGCATTAGTTCCAGCTGTGTTAGCCGCGGGATTTATGACACGGGTTTTCATTATTTTTCATGATTGTACCCATCATTCTTTCTTTAAAAGCCGTCGTGTAAATAGAATAGTAGGGACATGTATGGGTGTTTTAACTTTATTCCCGTTTGATCAATGGGGGCATGAGCATTCCGTTCATCACGCTACAAGTGGTAATTTGGATAAGCGAGGTACAGGAGATATTTGGACACTTACAGTGAATGAATATTTGGCAGCGCCATTTAGACTCCGTTTAGCATATCGTTTATATCGCAATCCATTGGTTATGTTTGGGTTAGGTCCGATTTATGTTTTCCTACTTAAAAATAGATTTAACAGAAAAGGTGCTAGAAAGAAGGAACGCATGAATACCTATTTGACGAATGTTTTAATCGTTGCTTTAGTAGGGTTACTTTGCTGGACACTCGGATGGCAATCGTTTCTTTTAGTACATGGTTCCATATTCTTAATAGCAGGTTCAATAGGTATTTGGCTGTTTTACGTACAGCACACATTCGAGGATTCTTATTTTGAAGAAGATAAAGAGTGGGAATATGTGAAAGCGGCAGTGGAAGGAAGTTCTTTTTATAAACTACCTAAAATCTTGCAATTTTTAACTGGTAATATTGGATTTCATCATGTTCACCATTTAAGTCCAAGAGTACCTAATTATAAATTAGAAGAGGCACACAATAATACGCTTCCTTTAAAGAATGTACCAACGATTACTCTTGCTACAAGTTTGCGGTCACTCCGTTTCCGTCTTTGGGATGAGCAAAACAACAATTTTGTTAGCTTTAAAGAAGTTAAAAATTTAGTGAAAAATAATGTTTCTATTCCAGTGAAATCAGAACTATAACTTCATCAAATATGACTGACTCTCCTTAATCATTTTCGATTTAAGGGGAGTTTTTGTTTAACTAGTAGATGCACGATATGGAGAAAACTTAAATGATTTAAATTGTAATGGAGGTGGATTAAGAAATAGTAATTAATATTAGAGGACGATAAAAATATTATGTTAACAATTTGAGGAGATTGATATTACTTTTTTCAATAGATATTATGCTTAGTCTCTGAGTATATTTCATCTGGTGTGTATCATGTCTTACAAGAAACGTATGATTTAAAACTTGATAAAATTTGCAGCAAATACATATGAAAATGATGTTCCCTTAATAATAAAAGGGTATTACGCTATAAAATAAATGATAATAAGAACAGGATAATTATTTTAGGATAATAAAATGCAAAACAGACAAACTCAATTACCCTTGAATTTGTCCGTTCAGTTACTGGTGAAAAAGGAGGAGTATGTAAATGAAATGTGTATATAGTCTAAAACTGTTTAAAGATATGTGAATGTATTTAAAGTGGGTTTCTTTACACTAATTTATTACTTTTTAGTTTGCCTAGATAGTTCAACAGATTTTTGCGTACAACGCTGCATAGCTGAAATGATGGCTGTTCGTAAGCCTTTTTCCTCTAATGTTGCTACAGCTTCTATAGTTGTTCCGCCAGGAGAACAAACCATATCTTTCAATTCACCTGGATGTATGCCTGTTTCTAGTACCATTTTTGCAGAGCCTAACACAGCTTGAGCAGCGAATTTATATGCTTGATTTCTAGGCATACCATCTAATACAGCTGCATCTGCCATCGCCTCTATAATCATATATACGTATGCTGGCGACGAACCACTTACAGATGTTACAACGTCCATTAATTTTTCGCTTACGATCTCTGTTTGACCAAAGCTATTGAAAATGTTTAGCACATCTTCTAAATCTTTTTCTGTCACCATTTCATTAGGGCATAAGGCAGACATTCCTTCTCCAACAAGAGCAGGGGTGTTAGGCATTACTCTTACAACCTTTAATTTTTTAGCAAAAGCCTCTTCAGTACTTTTAATGCTTTTCCCGGCAGCGATCGTTACGACGATAACATCGTTTTTGATTATTTCTTTTATTTCGTTAATGATTGATGCGTATAGGTCTGGTTTAATTGATAAAATTAAAATATCAGCATTTTTAGCTACTTCATTGTTGTCAGTAGTTGTAGTTAGCCCATATTTTTTACTAGCATTTTTTAAATTCGTAGTGTTTAAATCCGAACAAAGAATATTATTTGCAGACACTATCTTTTTGTTTAGCATCCCACCAATCATAGCCATTCCCATATTTCCGCAACCGATGAATCCAATTTGTTTATCCATAATAACTCAATCTTGCTCCTTTTATAATAAATTATATCATTTTGAAATTGTTATCTTAAAATAACAATAACATCTCCATGCAATATAAAGAAACATTCTAAGAGAATATATTCCTTTTTGCAACACCAAAAGTTGAAAATCAATTATATTCGACAATATGTAAATATATACACTTTAATTTTAGGTTTTATGTTGATGAATATGAGTTAAACTTATATCGATTTGTATTTTCATTCAGTAGGGTAATAATTTCATACAAGTAACTTGCCGCTCTATTTATTTTTAAAAATACTTCTTGACACCAAATCAAATTATATCGCATAATATAAAAAATTAAACCGAAAATCGTTGAAGGGAAATAGTACATATGTCTTCTTGCGAAAGAGAGTGGAATTCACCGGCTGAAAGATTCCTCGTATAGAATATATCGAACCTACCCCTGAGTCTTAAATGAAAGTTTAGGCGTTCGCCTGCGTTATAGGCGCCAAGTGGATATCTATGTATATCAATTAAGGTGGTACCGCGGAACAATGACCGTTTCGTCCTTTTTATTTTATTAAGGGCGAAGTGGTCATTTTTATTTTGCTCTTTAATAGGCTAGGTGCAGCACTGATAAGAATAGAAGCCGCTGTAAGCTGTATGAATAGAAGTGAAATTTATAAAAAACTTTGATTTTAGACTTGGGGGATACAAAAGTGAAAAAACAACGAATTGTTGTAAAGATTGGGAGTAGTTCCTTGGCAGATAGTCACGGAGGCATTTCTAAAGAACAACTTTCAGATCACGTTGCCGCATTGGCTCGATTGAAAGAGGAAGGGCATGAAGTTTTACTAATTACATCCGGGGCAGTCGCTGCAGGTTTTTCTGCTCTAGGGTATCCTAGCAGACCTGTGACAATTAAAGGGAAACAGGCTGCTGCGGCTGTCGGGCAAAGTTTATTAATGCAGGCATACACGGAGGAATTCCGTAAATATGGTATCGTTACTGCACAACTTTTACTAACGAGAAGTGATTTTTCTAGAAAAGAACAATACAGTAACGCTTACGCTACTTTAGGAGAGCTACTAAACCGTTCTGCTCTTCCTATAATCAATGAAAATGATTCCATTTCTTTAGAAGAGCTAACGTTCGGTGATAATGATATGCTGTCAGCTTTAGTAAGCGGACTTGTTTCGGCAGATATGCTCATGATTTTTACAGATGTGAACGGTTTATATGACCAAAATCCTCAGAAAAATGCGGATGCGAAAAAATATCATTTCCTTCCTGAGGTAACGGAAGAAATTGCTTCTCTTGCAGGAGATGCTGGTTCAAAACTTGGGACTGGCGGTATGAAATCAAAAATCGATGCTGCAAAGACGGCACTATCTCTTGGAGTGAGTGTATTTATCGGAACGGGATGTGGACAGGAGAAGTTTTTAGATGTTATGAAGGGCAAAGGTGATGGAACATATATCGGGAATGCTCCTCAAAAAGTGATTAAGATGAACAAGCAATGGATCGCCTTGCATTCGCTTGTTAGCGGACAAATTGAAGTAGATGCGGGGGCAGCTTCTGCCATCATTCAGCATGGTAAGAGTCTTCTGCCTGCTGGTGTTACAAATGTGTCAGGGTTTTTCCAAGTGGGTGAAGTCGTGGAAGTAATCACGCAACAAGGGCGCGTAATAGGAAAAGGACAATGCACATATAGCGCAGAGGAACTAAGGAATTTAAAAGGTA
It encodes:
- a CDS encoding undecaprenyl-diphosphatase is translated as MSFSQFNIDIFRAINDLGKQYSFLNSAMVFLAEYMVYIFGLIIIAYWFTGSRKSRMMVIQAMVAFVIAEVIGKIAGKFHLNYQPFAVLPDVNKLVDHAVDNSFPSDHTILFFSICFSFLLVRKKTGWLWIILAFCVAISRIWVGVHYPFDVVIGALIGCVSALFSYWLVPEFSFIKQLLTLYERVEKHVLPSKNKSKGF
- a CDS encoding fatty acid desaturase, with amino-acid sequence MTLQNTKNLKKQVAPFEKSTAKKSVWQIINTVVPFIILWYLAYKSLSVSYWLALVPAVLAAGFMTRVFIIFHDCTHHSFFKSRRVNRIVGTCMGVLTLFPFDQWGHEHSVHHATSGNLDKRGTGDIWTLTVNEYLAAPFRLRLAYRLYRNPLVMFGLGPIYVFLLKNRFNRKGARKKERMNTYLTNVLIVALVGLLCWTLGWQSFLLVHGSIFLIAGSIGIWLFYVQHTFEDSYFEEDKEWEYVKAAVEGSSFYKLPKILQFLTGNIGFHHVHHLSPRVPNYKLEEAHNNTLPLKNVPTITLATSLRSLRFRLWDEQNNNFVSFKEVKNLVKNNVSIPVKSEL
- the proC gene encoding pyrroline-5-carboxylate reductase; translated protein: MDKQIGFIGCGNMGMAMIGGMLNKKIVSANNILCSDLNTTNLKNASKKYGLTTTTDNNEVAKNADILILSIKPDLYASIINEIKEIIKNDVIVVTIAAGKSIKSTEEAFAKKLKVVRVMPNTPALVGEGMSALCPNEMVTEKDLEDVLNIFNSFGQTEIVSEKLMDVVTSVSGSSPAYVYMIIEAMADAAVLDGMPRNQAYKFAAQAVLGSAKMVLETGIHPGELKDMVCSPGGTTIEAVATLEEKGLRTAIISAMQRCTQKSVELSRQTKK
- the proB gene encoding glutamate 5-kinase; this encodes MKKQRIVVKIGSSSLADSHGGISKEQLSDHVAALARLKEEGHEVLLITSGAVAAGFSALGYPSRPVTIKGKQAAAAVGQSLLMQAYTEEFRKYGIVTAQLLLTRSDFSRKEQYSNAYATLGELLNRSALPIINENDSISLEELTFGDNDMLSALVSGLVSADMLMIFTDVNGLYDQNPQKNADAKKYHFLPEVTEEIASLAGDAGSKLGTGGMKSKIDAAKTALSLGVSVFIGTGCGQEKFLDVMKGKGDGTYIGNAPQKVIKMNKQWIALHSLVSGQIEVDAGAASAIIQHGKSLLPAGVTNVSGFFQVGEVVEVITQQGRVIGKGQCTYSAEELRNLKGMQSKDIQARGERHNYEVIHRDHWVSF